A genomic window from Candidatus Denitrolinea symbiosum includes:
- a CDS encoding beta-glucosidase — protein MTHTFPHNFLWGAATASYQIEGAWDADGKGESIWDRFSHTPGKIEDNSTGDVACDHYRRWREDVALMRRLGLKAYRFSTSWPRVLPCGRGRLEPRGLDFYDHLVDALCAANIEPFLTLYHWDLPQALQDEGGWTNRDVCHAFADYAALMVKRLGDRVRYWTTFNEPAVAAFDGNLMGEHAPGIQDPRVAYQVAHNLMVAHGLAVQAVRAARPDVDAGIVLNLWTSDPASDSPADLAAAELAWQRGEALFLDAVFKGYYPSAVYDLLGGAMPEIRSGDMALITQELDYVGVNFYSRNLVGAEGNVNPVPGAEYTEMGWEVCAPALRRLLNRINRDYRLPPIYITENGAAFKDEVSADGKIHDPRRLDYLKNHFIQTRLAMQDGVDVRGYFVWSLLDNFEWGHGYSKRFGIVRVNYETQERVVKDSGEWYARVIAANAVEEGQP, from the coding sequence ATGACGCATACATTCCCTCACAACTTTCTTTGGGGCGCGGCCACCGCGTCCTACCAGATCGAAGGCGCGTGGGACGCGGACGGCAAGGGCGAATCCATCTGGGATCGCTTCAGCCACACGCCGGGAAAGATCGAAGACAACTCGACGGGCGACGTCGCCTGCGACCATTATCGCCGCTGGCGGGAAGACGTCGCGCTGATGCGCCGCCTCGGACTCAAAGCGTATCGCTTCTCGACCTCCTGGCCGCGCGTCCTTCCATGCGGACGCGGCCGCCTCGAACCGCGCGGCCTCGACTTCTACGACCATCTTGTGGACGCGCTCTGCGCCGCGAACATCGAACCCTTCCTGACGCTCTATCATTGGGACCTGCCCCAGGCCTTACAGGACGAGGGCGGCTGGACGAACCGCGACGTCTGTCACGCCTTCGCGGACTACGCCGCGCTGATGGTCAAACGCCTCGGCGACCGCGTCCGGTACTGGACGACCTTCAACGAGCCGGCCGTCGCGGCCTTCGACGGCAACCTGATGGGCGAACACGCCCCGGGCATCCAGGACCCGCGCGTCGCCTATCAGGTCGCGCACAATCTGATGGTCGCGCACGGGCTGGCAGTGCAGGCCGTCCGCGCCGCCCGGCCGGACGTCGACGCGGGAATCGTCCTCAATTTGTGGACGTCCGATCCCGCTTCCGATTCTCCCGCCGACCTTGCCGCGGCGGAACTGGCCTGGCAGCGCGGCGAAGCGCTTTTCCTCGACGCCGTCTTCAAGGGATATTATCCGTCCGCCGTCTACGACCTGCTTGGCGGCGCCATGCCGGAGATCCGAAGCGGCGACATGGCGTTGATCACGCAGGAACTCGATTATGTCGGAGTCAACTTTTACTCGCGCAACCTCGTCGGCGCCGAGGGAAACGTCAACCCCGTCCCGGGCGCGGAGTACACCGAGATGGGCTGGGAAGTCTGCGCGCCCGCCTTGCGCCGTCTGCTCAACCGGATCAACCGGGACTATCGCCTGCCGCCCATCTATATCACCGAGAACGGCGCGGCCTTCAAAGATGAAGTGAGCGCGGACGGAAAAATCCACGACCCGCGCCGACTCGACTACCTGAAGAATCACTTCATCCAAACCCGCCTCGCCATGCAGGACGGCGTGGACGTGCGCGGCTACTTCGTCTGGTCCCTGCTCGACAACTTTGAGTGGGGGCATGGATACTCCAAACGTTTCGGCATCGTCCGCGTGAACTACGAGACGCAGGAGCGCGTGGTCAAGGATTCGGGCGAATGGTACGCGCGCGTCATCGCCGCGAACGCGGTGGAGGAGGGGCAGCCATGA
- a CDS encoding NDP-hexose 4-ketoreductase — MAGMERFTQRARRVLSLAHSEAERARQHNIGTEHLLLGLADEDGGVAGRVLRELGLETSRVREMVERVSPPGRFAGNKIDLAPDTQQVLEFAVDEAGRLGHHYIGTEHILLALVRMDNAAMDVLRRLGVTPDQIRRQTRRVLNESASAPTPAGPAQPTRPGQPGQKTPLVDQLATDLTSKAEEKKLDPVIGRQMEIERVIQILARRTKNNPALIGEPGVGKTAIVEGLAQRIVEGDVPAPLMNKRLLQLDVGSLVAGTMYRGQFEERLKRVIDELKQSGAILFIDEVHMLVGAGAAGSSVDAANILKPALSRGELQVIGATTLDEYRKHIESDAALERRFQPIQVDEPSVEETIEILKGIRTAYEEHHHLVISDDALDAAANLSSRYVTERFLPDKAIDLIDESSSRVRMYKSPAAKQAKDLFGQLRSARQNRTLAQEEGNSDEIREWEERATDIESQIERLRSAWDRANSPVVSSEDIAEVVSMWTGVPLMQLAEEESQRLLKMEEELRKSIIGQEDAIVAISRAVRRARAGLKDPKRPIGSFMFLGPTGVGKTELTKALAKFMFGSEEAAIQLDMSEFMERHTASRLVGAPPGYVGYEDAGQLTEALRRRPYSIIVFDEVEKAHPEVHNMLLQIMEEGHLSDAKGRKVDFRNAIIVMTSNIGADMIKKQTGLGFQTKRDEALEEKLSYDEMRKKLNESLKRAFRPEFINRLDGTVIFRSLNKDDIQQIVRIELDKVAARLIEHNLTLTATPEALSALADQGFDPEFGARPLRRVIQQRVEDPLSDKLLSGIFADGDAITVSVGEDGEIVLAKTEEKLAEPSL, encoded by the coding sequence ATGGCTGGCATGGAACGATTTACACAACGGGCGCGCCGCGTTTTAAGTCTCGCTCACAGCGAAGCCGAACGCGCCCGTCAGCACAACATTGGCACCGAACACCTCCTGCTCGGCCTCGCGGATGAAGACGGCGGGGTGGCGGGACGCGTGCTGCGGGAACTCGGACTGGAAACCTCGCGCGTTCGCGAAATGGTCGAGCGCGTTTCCCCGCCCGGACGGTTCGCGGGCAACAAAATTGACCTCGCCCCCGATACGCAGCAAGTCCTCGAATTTGCGGTGGACGAAGCCGGCCGCCTCGGGCATCACTACATCGGCACCGAACACATCCTGCTGGCGCTCGTCCGCATGGACAACGCGGCCATGGACGTGCTGCGCCGCCTCGGCGTAACGCCCGACCAGATCCGCCGGCAGACCCGCCGCGTCCTCAACGAGTCGGCGTCCGCGCCGACTCCGGCCGGGCCGGCCCAACCCACGCGTCCCGGCCAACCCGGGCAGAAGACTCCCCTGGTGGACCAACTCGCCACCGACCTGACGAGCAAAGCCGAAGAGAAAAAACTCGACCCGGTCATCGGGCGGCAGATGGAGATCGAGCGCGTCATCCAGATCCTGGCGCGCCGCACCAAGAACAATCCTGCCCTCATCGGCGAGCCGGGCGTCGGCAAGACCGCCATCGTGGAGGGACTCGCCCAACGCATCGTGGAGGGCGACGTCCCCGCGCCGCTGATGAACAAACGCCTGCTCCAGTTGGACGTCGGCTCGCTCGTGGCCGGAACGATGTACCGCGGCCAGTTCGAAGAGAGACTTAAACGCGTCATTGACGAGCTCAAGCAGTCTGGCGCGATCCTCTTCATAGATGAAGTCCACATGCTGGTCGGCGCGGGCGCGGCGGGATCGTCTGTGGACGCCGCGAACATTTTGAAGCCCGCGTTGTCGCGCGGCGAACTGCAAGTCATCGGCGCGACCACGCTCGACGAATATCGCAAACACATCGAATCCGACGCGGCGCTGGAGAGACGCTTCCAGCCCATCCAGGTGGACGAGCCGTCCGTCGAAGAAACCATCGAAATTCTGAAAGGCATCCGCACGGCATACGAGGAGCACCATCACCTCGTCATCTCGGACGACGCGCTGGACGCGGCCGCGAACCTTTCCTCGCGCTACGTCACCGAACGCTTCCTGCCCGACAAAGCCATAGACTTGATTGACGAGTCTTCGTCGCGCGTGCGCATGTACAAGAGTCCCGCCGCGAAACAAGCCAAAGACCTGTTCGGCCAGCTGCGCTCCGCGCGGCAGAATCGCACCCTCGCGCAGGAGGAAGGCAACAGCGACGAGATCCGCGAATGGGAGGAGCGCGCCACCGACATCGAGAGCCAGATCGAACGCCTGCGCTCCGCGTGGGACCGCGCCAACAGCCCGGTTGTTTCTTCGGAAGACATCGCCGAGGTCGTCTCCATGTGGACGGGCGTGCCGCTGATGCAATTGGCGGAAGAGGAGTCCCAGCGCCTGCTCAAGATGGAAGAGGAACTCCGCAAATCCATCATCGGGCAGGAGGACGCCATCGTGGCGATCAGCCGCGCCGTCCGCCGCGCCCGCGCCGGGTTGAAAGACCCGAAGCGCCCGATCGGCTCGTTCATGTTCCTCGGCCCGACCGGCGTCGGCAAGACCGAGTTGACGAAAGCCCTCGCCAAGTTCATGTTCGGGAGCGAGGAGGCCGCCATCCAGTTGGACATGTCCGAGTTCATGGAGCGGCACACCGCCTCCCGTCTCGTGGGCGCGCCGCCCGGATACGTCGGCTACGAGGACGCGGGTCAGCTGACCGAGGCGCTGCGCCGCCGTCCGTATTCCATCATCGTCTTCGACGAAGTGGAGAAGGCGCATCCCGAAGTCCACAACATGCTGCTGCAAATCATGGAGGAGGGACATCTCTCCGACGCCAAAGGCCGTAAAGTGGACTTCCGCAACGCCATCATCGTGATGACCTCGAACATCGGCGCGGATATGATCAAGAAACAGACCGGCCTCGGCTTCCAGACCAAGCGAGACGAGGCGCTGGAGGAGAAACTCTCCTACGACGAGATGCGCAAGAAGTTGAACGAGTCGCTCAAGCGTGCCTTCCGTCCCGAGTTCATCAACCGCCTCGACGGGACCGTCATCTTCCGCTCGCTGAATAAAGACGACATCCAGCAGATCGTCCGCATCGAACTGGACAAAGTGGCGGCGCGCCTGATCGAACACAACCTGACGCTGACGGCCACGCCCGAGGCTTTGTCCGCGCTGGCGGACCAGGGCTTCGACCCCGAGTTCGGCGCGCGTCCCCTGCGCCGCGTGATCCAACAGCGCGTGGAGGATCCGCTCTCCGACAAACTGCTGTCGGGCATCTTCGCCGACGGCGACGCAATCACCGTCAGCGTTGGCGAGGACGGCGAGATCGTGCTGGCGAAGACGGAAGAGAAACTGGCGGAGCCGAGTTTGTAA
- a CDS encoding peptide-methionine (S)-S-oxide reductase, protein MNANHQIATLAGGCFWCLEAVFDELNGVVSVESGYSGGHVDNPSYQAVCTGMTGHAEVVQVTFDPSTLSYRDLLRVFFAIHDPTTLNRQGADVGTQYRSAIFYHDDSQRADAEAVIRELTESKLWPNPIVTEVTKFDKFFAAEDYHQEYFVNNPSQPYCMAVVAPKVAKFRKHFVDRLKKQTA, encoded by the coding sequence ATGAATGCAAATCATCAAATCGCGACATTAGCCGGAGGATGCTTCTGGTGTCTCGAGGCCGTCTTCGACGAATTGAACGGCGTCGTTTCCGTTGAATCGGGCTACTCGGGCGGGCATGTGGACAACCCGTCCTATCAAGCCGTCTGCACGGGGATGACGGGGCACGCGGAAGTCGTGCAGGTGACGTTCGACCCGTCCACGCTCTCCTACCGCGACCTGCTGCGCGTCTTCTTTGCCATCCACGACCCGACCACGCTCAACCGCCAGGGCGCGGACGTGGGGACTCAGTACCGCTCGGCGATCTTTTACCACGACGATTCGCAGCGCGCGGACGCCGAGGCGGTCATCCGCGAACTGACCGAGTCCAAACTCTGGCCGAATCCCATCGTCACCGAAGTGACGAAGTTCGACAAATTCTTCGCAGCCGAGGATTACCACCAGGAATATTTCGTCAACAACCCATCCCAGCCGTATTGCATGGCGGTCGTCGCGCCGAAGGTGGCGAAGTTCCGCAAACATTTTGTGGACCGGTTGAAAAAGCAAACCGCGTAA
- a CDS encoding tRNA-dihydrouridine synthase, translating into MTAHFHIRDIPIHGDAILAPMDGYSDWPFRSVCRELGSAMSYTEFVDVQKILSRSKLPLKKFHFEEAERPIAFQLYGDDPDEILEAALRAQELRPDIIDINMGCPAKTVARRGAGVGMMRSPLKIARTFRKLTAALEIPVTGKIRLGWDDCRSYRLIARIVEENGGALIALHARTKEQRYAGHANWDAIAEVKSLVKIPVIGNGDARTVADIARMKQVTGCDAVMVGRGAVANPWIFAGLDRDQVPPEEVQRVLREHLARNLAFYGEGDGQRLFRKHAIQYLMMQSLSREARKQILRARPTGEFVTFISQIHAAVQDAQAPIEGTITAA; encoded by the coding sequence ATGACCGCCCACTTCCACATCCGCGACATCCCCATCCACGGCGACGCCATCCTCGCGCCGATGGACGGCTATTCCGACTGGCCGTTCCGGTCCGTTTGCCGCGAGTTGGGATCGGCGATGAGTTACACCGAATTCGTGGATGTGCAGAAGATCCTCAGCCGCTCGAAACTCCCGCTCAAGAAATTCCATTTTGAAGAAGCCGAGCGCCCGATCGCGTTCCAACTTTACGGGGATGACCCCGACGAGATACTCGAAGCCGCGTTGAGAGCGCAGGAACTCCGTCCCGACATCATAGACATCAACATGGGCTGCCCCGCCAAGACGGTGGCGCGGCGCGGCGCGGGCGTGGGGATGATGCGCTCCCCGCTGAAGATCGCGCGCACGTTCCGCAAGTTGACCGCCGCGCTGGAGATTCCCGTCACGGGGAAGATCCGTCTCGGCTGGGACGATTGCCGCTCGTACCGTCTCATCGCCCGCATCGTGGAGGAGAACGGCGGCGCGCTGATCGCCCTCCACGCGCGGACGAAGGAACAGCGCTACGCGGGTCACGCCAATTGGGACGCCATCGCCGAGGTCAAGTCGCTGGTGAAGATCCCCGTCATCGGGAATGGGGACGCGCGGACCGTCGCGGACATCGCGCGCATGAAGCAGGTCACGGGCTGCGACGCGGTCATGGTCGGACGCGGCGCGGTCGCCAACCCGTGGATCTTCGCCGGGCTGGACCGCGACCAGGTCCCGCCCGAGGAAGTCCAGCGCGTCCTGCGCGAACACCTGGCGCGCAACCTCGCGTTTTACGGCGAAGGGGACGGGCAGCGGCTCTTCCGCAAACACGCCATCCAGTACCTGATGATGCAAAGTCTCTCGCGCGAAGCGCGAAAACAGATCCTGCGCGCCCGCCCGACCGGCGAATTCGTGACTTTCATCAGCCAGATCCATGCCGCCGTGCAGGACGCCCAGGCGCCAATCGAGGGTACAATCACGGCAGCCTGA
- a CDS encoding hydrogenase maturation nickel metallochaperone HypA: MHELPVTQSILEIALRHGEQANAKRITDIHIVMGELSTMVDDSIQFYWDMIAEGTIAQGATLHFRRVPAELQCMACFTKYSPKETELVCPNCGGVGAKIVAGEECSLEAIDVE, encoded by the coding sequence ATGCACGAATTACCCGTCACCCAATCCATTCTCGAAATCGCCCTGCGGCACGGCGAGCAGGCCAACGCCAAACGCATCACCGACATCCACATTGTGATGGGCGAACTCAGCACAATGGTGGACGACTCGATCCAGTTTTACTGGGACATGATCGCCGAGGGAACCATCGCCCAGGGAGCGACGCTGCACTTCCGCCGCGTCCCCGCCGAGTTGCAGTGCATGGCCTGCTTCACAAAGTACAGCCCGAAAGAGACGGAACTCGTCTGCCCAAACTGCGGAGGCGTCGGCGCGAAGATCGTCGCCGGCGAGGAGTGTTCGCTCGAGGCGATTGACGTGGAATGA